The DNA region GCTAAAGACACCAACTACTAATAAAAAGCCAAGTAGTTCTATTAATTGGGATGACTCTAGTAATATTAGCAACGCTGTCCAAGCTGCATTTAATTACTTAAATCAATGCCGAACTCAGGATGGCATCAATACACTTAAAATGAACGATAAATTGCAACAAATTGCTCAAAAACGATCAGAACAATTAATTACTAATTTCTCTCACCAGGATAATAATGGCCAAGATGCTGCTGAACAAGTTGCAAATAGCTTGGGATACAAAAATTTATTTGGTATTTCTGGTGAAAATATTGCTGAATTCTCAGCAGTTAATGGATCAGTGCAAAGCATTGGTGAAGAGGGAATTAAGTTATTTCAATCTGAAGGTCCATACAAAAAAGATGGTAAAGAACACGGGCATTATGTAAATGATATGGCCTCTTTTTACACTGATGTGGGAATTGGATTTAGTTATGATCAGAAAACTGGTAACGGGTTTTTATGTGTTAACTTTGGTGGATTAGATCTTAGTCAATTTGCATCTAACCCAAGCATTACCTTTTCAAATGATGATGATTCTAATAACTAATTAAATTAGATTAAATGTAATATCGTGGATTATTAAACTATAAATCTAGTTCAAATGCCAGTAATAATAACATCAATTAAGTAAAGTCTGAACTAAAATCATATCATCATACTAAAAAAGATAATCAATAAAAACGTTAATTAACCATGCTATTAAAGATTAAAGGTCGAGAGACGTTTTTATTTGTGCATCTCCAAAATCCATCATATTTTAACCCCAAGGATACCATTGTTAAATACCATTTTATTTAAGTATAAGTCAACAATTCACTGTCAAATCATTATGGTAAATGAATTAGAATTAATAAAAAATGAGAATTGCGTACCAATTATGTTCGCCATCCCCATTTTAAATTTAAAATATTATTCATCCATAAATTAAAATCTATCAATTCTAAACGGTGTTAGATCAAATGCTACTTCTCTATCCTGCGATTGATCCACAACGATTTTCCCCAGCACGCTCGCAAACTTAAAGCCGTGCCCGCTCAAACCAGTAATCACTTGAATGTTCGGCTGCCCTGGCACCCGGTCAATTATGAAATCTTCATCTGGTGATAAGTCATAAGTACATGCCGCACCATGGTCTAACCCAGCGGTTCCACTTAAATGTTCACTTAATAATCCGTCAACATCATGTTCATCACTATCATATTCCCCATAAGGCAAACGGGCTTCGCGTTGATTAATTGGTTGCCCACCATTATGGTGACCAATTTTTATCAAACCATTCTTACCAGGAAATCCATAATAGATTTCACCAGTTTTATCTTCGACTGAAAAGCAACTAAATCCTGCTGATTCATTAAGCTTGGCGTCATTAATTTTAAACCAGCCAAAAACCTTCCGTAGCGGTTGAATGGGTAAATCTGGCAGCAATTCTTTCACCCAGGTTCCAGCGGTTACCGCGACTTGATGCGCTAAATAGGTATGATCAGTCGTCTTTATTTCCACTAAGTTATCTTCCACCTGTCTAACAGATTGAACCTTTGCAGTAAAATCTTGTGTTACCCCATTTTGTTCCGCTCCGCTTAAGTAAGCCCGAATAGCATTTTCAGAGAGTAAATAACCACTATCCCTTTCAAAAATTCCTCGATAGTCGTTATCAAAATGCCAATCAGGCCAACGGGTGTTAATTTCACGTGCCGTTAAATGATCTACCGGGAGGTGATATTGTGCAGCAGTTTTTGCAACATTGGTGATGAACTCAGTATTTTGTGGCCCCACGTTTAATACACCCACTTGATGAAAGATGTCCATCCCACTTTGTGACTGCAATGATTCCCAAAGTTGTTGTGCCTTTAAAATTAACGGTAGGTACTTGGCCCCTTCACCATAAGCATGTCGAATAATCCTAGTCTGGCCATGGTGCGATCCTTGATCATGTGGTGGTCGTGCTAAGTCAAGTTCCAAAACATCTAACCCATCCTGACTGGCATAATAACCGGCTGCTGATCCTACCGAACCAGTTCCAATAATTGCTAAATCATAAACTTTTCCCATGTTATCCGCCCCTTTATCAATAATAAGTAAAAAGCATCCGCCCGATAAAGGACGAATGCTCTCGTGATACCACCTTTGTTCGTAGTTAACTTACATTAACTACCTCAAAACTGGGTGTCCGCCAAATGGCGGTCCCCATTCCAACGATATCGGATGTCAAACCGTTAACGGCTAAATATCACCGTTAATAACTCCAAGCCCATCTTCAAAATTAACTTCACCATTCCTTCACACCATCCCGGAACTCTCTGTGGCTAGTTAGCTTTCTACTCTGCTCTTCAGTCGTTTTATAATTAATTATTTATAGTTAATAATAAATAATTAATTATAAAAAGTCAATATCAAAATCATTCAAATGAATTATACTTATTAACTAACCCTTCTCTGCGCCTCTTTTAAATCACGCTTGTTCTTGGGAAAAAGATTCCTAAGCGAACGCGCACTTTTGAATCCCATATGATGATACAGTTCCCCGCCATTTTTACTAACCGGATGTGCGAGAGCAACAATGTCTGAAATAATATCATCCCAGTCATAGTTAGGATCGATTTCATCAACCATATACTTCACACACATTGTGACCATCGCTAATCCATTCATATCCATCCGCCCCTGCTTACTACTGTATTCAGACAGAATTTTATTTGCATTTCGGAATAATTTATTAATGTTTAGTTGGGTTTTAATTTTAACGTCAACTAAATTTTGGTTATGACAACAAATATTGCGTGCTAAGTGAACCAATCCGACCACCGATAACAATGTTTTATAATCTAGATGGTATTCTTTAGCCAACTTAATGGCGTTTTTCCTAGATAGATTCTTGATAATGAATTCGATATCGCCAAACATTAACAGACTAATCCCGAACCAAGCAGAAGGTAACCCCTCTTTATTAAGGTTAAATTTATTTTTATATTCAGGATTACTAGCTTTTTTCATTGAATGCCGAATTTTCTTTTTAAACAGGAGTTCCTGTTTCTTTATAAAATCATTTCCACTTGCCTTATTGAACCAATTTTTAAAATCCAAGTAGCCAAAGTCTTGATACTTGTTAGTAAATAAATACGACAATTTTATTTTTAAAGAGAGCTCAATTTTCTCAATTGCTTGTAAGAAATGCATTCGTAAATTTTTATCTAGATAAAAGCGATTGGCAATGCTTTTTAAGCGAATCCCATTGTAACTGCCCTTATGTAAAAACGGTAGTGAAAACTCCTTAATCTTATAATAACCAATTATCTCAAAATTAATGGGCTTCTTAAACTCCTTTGAGTTAATAATCATGCCCAATGATGCCAATTGTTTCATTTGTTGTTTATAAGCTAGGTTACGAGGGGTCGTCACGAGATCATCCTCCTAAATAAAAAACCTCAGTATCAAATGCAGATGCATCTGCCCAAAATTGGGAACTGAGGATTATCGTCAACGTCAATTACATTATATTCAGCTGCATCAAATCAGAATCTTAGTCTATTAAAATAATTTGGTAATAATTTGTAATCATAATTAACTTACGCCCTAATTATAGCGTGTTAACGATGTTAACGCTATTCATAACCCGTTTTAATTCTAAATGAACTACCTATAATAATGTTTTAATATGGTGCAATCAGTAACTATACTCACCATGAATTAATCATTAGACTTCCCAAGAGTTTAAGGCCTTAATAAATTGCGGATCTGAATAGTCAACGAAAAACGACTTATTTTCATCTAATGCTTGAATTTTTTTCATTTCAGCAGCTGATAGTTCAAAATCCCAAACAGCTAAATTTTGTTTCATTCTTTCGATGTGCGTTGACTTCGGAATGATCACAACCCCAGATTGCAATAAAAACCGCAATGCTACCTGCGCTGCTGATTTATCATGGTGCTCGCCAATTGCTACCAACGTTTCATTCGTAAACAAGTGGTTCTTCCCCTCAGCAAACGGCCCCCATGATTCAATTTGAGTTCCATACTCCTTTAGGTACGGACGAATTGGTTGCTCTTGATTAAAAACATGGGTTTCAATTTGATTTACTGCAGGGATCACCTTAACGTTTGATACCAAATCAACATACCTAGCAGCAGCAAAGTTAGATACCCCGATCGCTTTAATTTTGCCCTCTTGGTACAGCTGCTCCAACGCCCGGTAAGCCCCATAGTAATCACCCAACGGTTGATGAAGTAACACCAGGTCAACATAGTCAGTGTTTAGCTTCTTTAAGGACTCATTAAAGGATGCTTGGGTCTTTTCGAAACCATAGTTACTAACCCAAATTTTAGTTGTTAAAAAGATATCATTACGATCAACGTTACTTTCGACGATTGCATCCCCCACTGCCTCTTCATTTTTATAAGCCTGGGCGGTATCTAATAGCCGATAACCCAATGACAATGCATCCATTACCGCTTGCTTACAATCACCATAGTCCGGGATTTGATAAACCCCAAATCCCTCTTGTGGCATCAACAATCCGTTGTTTAACTTAATCCTTTTCATTCATAAATCCTCACTTTCATTAATTGATATTAATACCTTAAACCTTAAAGTTAGGTTTAAGTCAACCTAAATAACGGAAGTCATTTTAAACAATATCTAATTTGTGTATAATTGCTTTTTTATTATTTTTAGTTAAAGTAAATAAAAACAAATAACAAAGATTAAAATAACCATCCGCTCCATTGTGAAAACTAGTCATTCGCCAATCAATCCACTATAATAAAACAATAATCTAAATTAAAGGAATGATATTATGTCAGGATTTAACTATTCAGAAAGCTTTCAAGCAGCGATTAAGGCTAGTCGAAACGAGGAAGTTATTCCAATGCGTGATCAACTACGTTTAATCGCTAAGCACTTTATTACGGATGATGATATCAACGATCCCGTAATCATGAATGTTGCTCAAGAAATTTTTAAATTATATGCTAAAATTTTTATCAAGCATTATCAAGATTCGGCTAATTACCGTGCCGTGGAATTAAATGAACAACAATTGGATGAACTATGGGCACCGGTTACCCTCACTAATTTATTCCAAATGCTAAAGGAAATCGATGTTCCTACCATCATTGACGATGTTTTAGCACAACGGCAATTACCAACCGATGCGCAACGTAAAAATATCTTAGCCACGGTTGATCAAATTAAGACGTTACACGGGAATGATTTGGAACTAGCGCCCATTTATAAACAGGTCATTGAATTGTTCGAACCAGTAGTAAAGGAACTCAATGAAGCTAACCCCCAAACCGTTGACTTCAAAAAAATGGTTGAAAATACAATCGAACAAGCTAACCATTACTCAGATGCTAAAATGGCTTACTGCGCCCAAAAGAATATTAACAATGACATGATTTTAAGCTTTAATACTGAAGAACTAATGGATTATCACAAGGGCATCATGGCAACCATTAAAAAACAAATGGAAAATAAATAATGTTTAGAGCAATTAAATCAGCTGACATCGTTTGAATGTCATCAGCTGATTTTTTTGTCAACCCTTTAAATTAGGAAAAACCAAAAATAGGGGAAATCAGCTTATATGCTGACCTCCCCTATTTAATCATTATTTAATTACTCGATATACAGCTTCCATTGGTTGACGCTTCTTAGGGGTAATCTCTTGATCACGATAACCAAAACTAACCATGACCGAAACACCCCACTTTTTAGGGTCAAAAGCGTTGTGATCCGCTAAAATCCGGTCGATGTTCGCGCGGTTAAACCCTTCAATCGGACAACTATCAATATCCAGTGCGGCAGCGGCACTCATCATATTCGCAAGTGGAATATAGGTCTGCTTCGAAGTCCAATCAAATAGTTCCCGACTGGTGTTTAACTGGAAGTCATTTTCCTGAAAGTCAATAATCTTCTTAGAAAATGCTGAGTGCACATCAAATGGATGGCCCTGGACATCTTCACTCATGTGCTTAATGTGGGGTGAATTGACATCCATGTCCTTTCTAGCTAAAATCACTACGAACTTATCAGCACCATCAAAACTGTGTTGAGCCCCCCATGCATCATCATACATGGCTTGCTTTAAATCCTTGTTTTCGATCAATAAAAATTGCCACGGTTCAAAGCCCATTGAACTAGGTGAAAGTCGAGCGACTTCCATAATCGTAGCCCAATCCTTATCAGTAATATGTTTATTTGGATCATACTTTTTAGTTGCGTATCTACGGTGAGCTAGGTTAATTAATTCTTCATTCTTATCCATATTTTTCATCCCTTAGTTTTTATTAGATATAAATAAAGTAGCATATAAAACATTAAGTCTTCAATTAATATGCTTATTATTAATCAGTGGATCCCATCATTTTACAAAAATAGTTGTAAATTCATTTTTAAATTGAGCTTATAAACCCACTATTACCAGCATTTTAGTTATGATTAAAAAATAATTGCAAAAAAATTAGATAAAACCCTTTACATTCTAATTCAAATGAACTATATTAGTACCAATCACAAAGCAAAGGGGTTGGTTCCAATGCAAAGTAAGGGTAATACCGCAGAATAAATCGAAGGGATTTGATACCACCAATGCGATTATGATTCACTCTCAACTAATGAAAGCGAGGTACACTCCATTCACTTAAATACTATGGTTTACGCAAAGTTTATTCGAGAAAGAAGTGTTTCCACCATTCAATTACTAAGGATTCAAATCAAGAATAATTCATGAGCTATCGTTTAAGTAGTCCATTAAACGTTTAGTTTCCATTCACGACACACTTTATAATTAAAATTCAATTATAATTATCATTAAACATTTTCGCTTTATCATTTAATCGTTTTATCGGATAGGCAATCAGAGGGGGATGGTTCCAGTATCATGAGCAATGTTTCGCCTCAGATTAAATCACAGGGAGATGTAACCACCAACTTAGCAGTTAATTTGTTTTACTCAGCTAATGAACAGGAAGGTGTTACCATTCACTTAAACGATCGATTTACATCAGAATTTAAATAAGAAAGAGGTGTTTCCACCATTTCGTTAATTAAGCTTCAAATCCAGACTAATAATACCTGACAAATCATTCTAAATGGTTTGTCAGGTATTTTGATTTAAAATCGTTTATTATTTATCAATCTTTTTACAATTGTTTTTAAATCATTCATAATGGAAAAAACTAGTAATCGTTAGGAGTTTTAAAAAATGAAAAATCAGCACACTAATCAATCCATCGGTAACGATAAACCATTAGAAATCTATTCTAAATCACGTGATAATTATGAATATGAAAACTTTGCCCTTGGTTACATAGTAAAGAATTTAGGCCCCTATTTTATATTACAAACGATTGATGACTATGGATTTTTAGATTCTTATACGATCATGGCAAAAGATGATATTTCAAAGGTGTCCCTAGGGACAACCTATTCTAAATTATTTGATCGATACGTCGAATATGCCAAGCACCAAAATATTTTTGATCCGTTCCACCTACAAGCACAGTTTAAACATTTCAATACTAGCAGCTTTTTAAAGCTTCTCAATTACTGTCTTGAAAACACAATTACGCTTTCTGTATACACAGCAACCCAAGAATACGTCCAACAAGGTAAAATTTTATCGATTGATGAGCATTCAATCACCATCAATGAAGTTGAATACGGTGAAATTAATGGTTTTTCTGGAATTGAACAAAATGAACCCATTCAATTTGATGATA from Nicoliella spurrieriana includes:
- a CDS encoding CAP domain-containing protein, whose translation is MKVAKCFLVSLATAAMFTIYSQNAYAKNITYQFKGGYIILYNNLPSRAQTLKSVHSVRVKSTKGNCVIVTKIKKYKNVKYAKIGSNWVRLSALTKYKPKKSSLKINNTTLKTPTTNKKPSSSINWDDSSNISNAVQAAFNYLNQCRTQDGINTLKMNDKLQQIAQKRSEQLITNFSHQDNNGQDAAEQVANSLGYKNLFGISGENIAEFSAVNGSVQSIGEEGIKLFQSEGPYKKDGKEHGHYVNDMASFYTDVGIGFSYDQKTGNGFLCVNFGGLDLSQFASNPSITFSNDDDSNN
- the solA gene encoding N-methyl-L-tryptophan oxidase, producing the protein MGKVYDLAIIGTGSVGSAAGYYASQDGLDVLELDLARPPHDQGSHHGQTRIIRHAYGEGAKYLPLILKAQQLWESLQSQSGMDIFHQVGVLNVGPQNTEFITNVAKTAAQYHLPVDHLTAREINTRWPDWHFDNDYRGIFERDSGYLLSENAIRAYLSGAEQNGVTQDFTAKVQSVRQVEDNLVEIKTTDHTYLAHQVAVTAGTWVKELLPDLPIQPLRKVFGWFKINDAKLNESAGFSCFSVEDKTGEIYYGFPGKNGLIKIGHHNGGQPINQREARLPYGEYDSDEHDVDGLLSEHLSGTAGLDHGAACTYDLSPDEDFIIDRVPGQPNIQVITGLSGHGFKFASVLGKIVVDQSQDREVAFDLTPFRIDRF
- a CDS encoding Abi family protein, with amino-acid sequence MTTPRNLAYKQQMKQLASLGMIINSKEFKKPINFEIIGYYKIKEFSLPFLHKGSYNGIRLKSIANRFYLDKNLRMHFLQAIEKIELSLKIKLSYLFTNKYQDFGYLDFKNWFNKASGNDFIKKQELLFKKKIRHSMKKASNPEYKNKFNLNKEGLPSAWFGISLLMFGDIEFIIKNLSRKNAIKLAKEYHLDYKTLLSVVGLVHLARNICCHNQNLVDVKIKTQLNINKLFRNANKILSEYSSKQGRMDMNGLAMVTMCVKYMVDEIDPNYDWDDIISDIVALAHPVSKNGGELYHHMGFKSARSLRNLFPKNKRDLKEAQRRVS
- a CDS encoding aldo/keto reductase, which codes for MKRIKLNNGLLMPQEGFGVYQIPDYGDCKQAVMDALSLGYRLLDTAQAYKNEEAVGDAIVESNVDRNDIFLTTKIWVSNYGFEKTQASFNESLKKLNTDYVDLVLLHQPLGDYYGAYRALEQLYQEGKIKAIGVSNFAAARYVDLVSNVKVIPAVNQIETHVFNQEQPIRPYLKEYGTQIESWGPFAEGKNHLFTNETLVAIGEHHDKSAAQVALRFLLQSGVVIIPKSTHIERMKQNLAVWDFELSAAEMKKIQALDENKSFFVDYSDPQFIKALNSWEV
- a CDS encoding NAD(P)H-dependent oxidoreductase; amino-acid sequence: MDKNEELINLAHRRYATKKYDPNKHITDKDWATIMEVARLSPSSMGFEPWQFLLIENKDLKQAMYDDAWGAQHSFDGADKFVVILARKDMDVNSPHIKHMSEDVQGHPFDVHSAFSKKIIDFQENDFQLNTSRELFDWTSKQTYIPLANMMSAAAALDIDSCPIEGFNRANIDRILADHNAFDPKKWGVSVMVSFGYRDQEITPKKRQPMEAVYRVIK